In the Phaeobacter gallaeciensis genome, one interval contains:
- the ychF gene encoding redox-regulated ATPase YchF produces MGFKMGIVGLPNVGKSTLFNALTKTASAQAANFPFCTIEPNVGEVGVPDARLDKLAAVAGSKQIIPTRMTFVDIAGLVKGASKGEGLGNQFLANIREVDAIAHVLRCFEDGDVTHVEGRVDPVADAETIETELMLADLESIEKRRAGLVRKLKGNDKEAQQQDRLLADAQAMLEEGKPARLVEVDAEDAKAWRMLQLLTTKPVLYVCNVGESESVEGNEYSAKVAEMAAAQGNAHVIISAQIEEEISQLDPEEAEMFLEEMGLSEAGLDRLIRAGYELLHLETYFTVGPKEARAWTIRAGTSAPQAAGVIHGDFEKGFIRAETIAYEDFIANNGEQGAKEAGKMRAEGKAYIVKDGDVLHFLFNT; encoded by the coding sequence ATGGGCTTTAAAATGGGAATCGTCGGTCTGCCCAATGTTGGTAAGTCGACATTGTTCAACGCATTGACGAAAACAGCCTCGGCGCAGGCAGCGAATTTTCCGTTCTGCACGATCGAGCCGAATGTGGGCGAGGTCGGGGTGCCCGATGCGCGCCTTGATAAGCTGGCAGCCGTCGCGGGATCGAAACAGATCATCCCGACACGGATGACATTCGTGGACATCGCCGGCCTCGTCAAAGGCGCCTCCAAGGGCGAAGGGCTGGGCAACCAATTCCTGGCCAATATCCGCGAAGTGGACGCCATCGCCCATGTGCTGCGCTGTTTCGAAGACGGCGATGTGACCCACGTCGAAGGGCGCGTCGATCCGGTGGCCGATGCTGAAACCATCGAAACCGAACTGATGCTGGCCGACCTGGAAAGCATCGAGAAACGCCGTGCGGGCCTCGTGCGCAAGCTGAAGGGCAATGACAAGGAGGCCCAGCAGCAGGATCGCCTTCTGGCCGACGCCCAGGCAATGCTGGAAGAGGGCAAACCCGCGCGCCTCGTCGAGGTTGACGCCGAAGATGCCAAGGCTTGGCGGATGCTGCAGCTGCTGACCACCAAACCGGTGCTTTATGTCTGCAACGTCGGCGAATCCGAATCCGTTGAAGGCAACGAATATTCGGCCAAAGTGGCAGAAATGGCAGCGGCACAGGGCAATGCCCATGTGATTATCTCGGCCCAGATCGAAGAGGAAATCAGCCAGCTGGATCCCGAAGAAGCAGAGATGTTCCTTGAGGAAATGGGCCTCAGCGAAGCTGGGCTCGACCGTCTGATCCGCGCGGGCTACGAGCTGCTGCATCTGGAAACCTATTTCACCGTCGGCCCGAAAGAGGCCCGCGCCTGGACCATCCGCGCGGGCACCTCGGCACCGCAGGCCGCAGGCGTCATCCACGGCGATTTCGAAAAAGGTTTCATCCGGGCAGAAACCATCGCCTATGAGGATTTCATCGCCAACAATGGCGAACAGGGCGCCAAGGAAGCCGGCAAGATGCGCGCCGAGGGCAAGGCCTATATCGTCAAGGATGGCGACGTGCTGCATTTCCTGTTTAACACCTGA
- a CDS encoding acetyl-CoA C-acetyltransferase, with protein MFEDVVICEPVRTPVGRFGGQFRDLHAHELGRMVIEGLLARTDLPGDRVDEVIFAQCYPSMDAPALGRVVGLDAGLPISIGGYQIDRRCGSGLQAVINAVMQVATGGSSLVIAGGAESMSNAPFYSTKGRWGIKGTAMVFDDALAKGRVTAGGINHPVPGGMLETAENLRQEYNIGREEQDAFAVESHRRAVAAQDGGLFDDEIIPVSVKSRKGEETFSKDEHPRPEATMESMAKLRPIRGGIDSQATVTAGNASGQNDGASAAIITTRAIAEELGLKAYARIKSWAVAGVGPEVMGIGPVPSVAKALDRAGMALKDIDLIELNEAFAAQVLACTREWQFADSDFERMNVNGSGISLGHPVGATGGRIMAGLLREMHRRDALYGVETMCIGGGQGLAAIFEKV; from the coding sequence ATGTTTGAAGACGTCGTAATTTGCGAACCGGTCCGCACGCCGGTTGGCCGTTTCGGAGGCCAGTTCCGCGACCTGCACGCCCATGAGTTGGGCCGCATGGTGATCGAAGGCCTCTTGGCGCGCACCGACCTGCCGGGTGATCGCGTGGACGAGGTGATCTTCGCCCAATGCTACCCATCGATGGATGCGCCGGCGCTGGGCCGTGTGGTGGGGCTGGATGCCGGTCTGCCGATCAGCATTGGCGGCTATCAGATCGATCGCCGCTGCGGCTCTGGCCTGCAGGCGGTGATCAACGCAGTAATGCAGGTGGCGACCGGAGGGTCTTCGCTGGTGATCGCAGGCGGCGCCGAGTCGATGTCGAATGCGCCCTTCTATTCGACCAAGGGTCGCTGGGGCATCAAGGGCACCGCGATGGTGTTCGATGATGCGCTGGCGAAGGGACGTGTGACGGCAGGCGGGATCAACCACCCGGTGCCGGGGGGCATGCTGGAAACCGCCGAGAACCTGCGCCAAGAATACAATATCGGCCGCGAGGAACAGGATGCCTTTGCGGTGGAAAGCCATCGCCGCGCGGTGGCGGCGCAGGACGGCGGGCTGTTCGATGATGAAATCATTCCGGTGTCCGTCAAAAGCCGCAAGGGCGAAGAGACTTTCTCGAAGGATGAGCATCCGCGCCCCGAGGCCACGATGGAGAGCATGGCCAAGCTGCGCCCGATCCGGGGCGGTATCGACAGTCAGGCGACGGTCACGGCGGGCAATGCCTCTGGTCAGAACGACGGCGCCTCGGCGGCGATCATCACCACCCGCGCCATTGCGGAGGAACTGGGGCTCAAGGCCTATGCCCGGATCAAGTCCTGGGCCGTGGCCGGTGTCGGTCCCGAGGTCATGGGCATCGGCCCGGTGCCGTCGGTGGCCAAGGCGCTGGACCGTGCGGGTATGGCGCTGAAGGACATCGACCTGATCGAACTCAATGAAGCCTTCGCGGCGCAGGTTCTGGCCTGCACCCGTGAATGGCAATTCGCCGACAGCGATTTTGAGCGAATGAACGTCAATGGCTCGGGCATTTCGCTGGGGCACCCGGTGGGTGCGACCGGCGGACGGATCATGGCTGGGCTGCTGCGCGAGATGCACCGCCGCGATGCGCTGTATGGGGTTGAAACCATGTGCATCGGTGGCGGTCAGGGTCTGGCCGCGATCTTTGAAAAGGTCTGA